The sequence ACGGCACTGCGCTCAGAAGAACCTGCTGTGGTCACGCTCGATCTTGGCCTGCCACCTGATCCTGATGGCACGACCGAAGGTTTCGCAGTGCTTGATGCGATTATGGCGCTGAAGCCTGACACCAAAGTCGTTGTCGCTTCCGGTCATGGCGCGCGTGAAAGTGCACTGCAGGCAATCCAGCGCGGGGCCTATGATTTCTACCAGAAGCCGGTCGACATCGATGCGCTTGGCTTGATCGTCCGCCGCGCATTCAATCTGCACCGGATCGAGCAGGAAAACCGCGTACTCGCTGATCAAGTTGGTGAGGATAAGACCGTGCTTGGTGGGCTGATTACAGCCGCACCTGAAATGGTGAAAGTTGCCCGCACAATCGAACGCGTTGCCAACACCAATGTCTCGGTCATGCTGCTCGGCGCGAGTGGGACCGGCAAGGAATTACTCGCCAAAGGCCTGCATGATGCAAGTGATCGGCGCGATCAGAGCTTCGTCGCAATCAACTGCGCAGCGATCCCTGAAAACCTGCTTGAAAGCGAGCTGTTCGGTCATGAGAAGGGGGCCTTCACCGGCGCTGTAAAGACCACTGAAGGTAAGATTGAGCAGGCAAACGGCGGCACGCTGTTCCTCGACGAGGTTGGTGATATTCCGCTGCCTTTGCAGGTCAAATTGCTGCGCTTCTTGCAAGAACGTACCATCGAGCGGATTGGCGGACGTAAGCAAATTGCAGTCGATACACGTATCGTTTGCGCGACACACCAGAACCTTGAAGCGATGATTGCTGAGGGGCTGTTCCGCGAAGATCTGTTCTACCGCCTCGCCGAAATCGTCGTGACCATCCCAGCGCTTGCCGAACGCCCAGGCGATGCGCCGCTGCTGGCCAAAGCATTCCTGCAGCGATTTGCCGCTGAAATGAATCCGAAGATCGGCGGGTTTGCGCCTGATGCCATAGCTGCGATTGATGGCTGGCCATGGCCGGGCAATGTTCGTGAGCTGGAAAATCGGGTGAAACGGGCCGTCATCATGGCGGAAGGCAAGCTGATCAATGCGGATGATCTCGACATGGGAAATGCCGAGGCAGATGACGCGCAGCCGCTCAATCTGAAAAGCGCCCGCGAACAATCTGATCGCAAAGTTATCCGCCACGCGCTTGCCCGCAGCGAGGGCAATATTTCCAGCACAGCGCGGATGCTCGGTATCAGCCGGCCAACGCTATATGATCTGCTGAAGCAATATGACCTTCATGCCTAACCGCCGACTGGCGTTCGCCGTAATGGCGGCGTTGGTACTGATCCCTGCCGCATTGTCGGGGCAGGCCGCGGGCGATCCGCTTGATCCGGCACGCCGGGCGATTGCTGGCGGTGACGGGATTGCGGCGGAGGCTGAACTGCGCCGGTTGATGGAGCAGGGTGCCCAGCGCCCACAGGTCGCAGCGCTGATGGGCGAAGCGGAAATGCTGCAGGGCGATCTGGTCAAAGCACGGCGCTGGCTTAGCCCCGGGGAGTTCAATCCAGAGACGCGCGGCCTGGGCTTTCAACTGCTTGGTCGTTTGAATTTGCGGCAGGGTAATCTGCCCGAGGCAGCCGCAGCATTTGATCAGGCATTGCAGTCCATCCCGAGAGACCCCGTCTTGTGGGTCGATATTGGTCGCATGCGCTATCTCAGCGGCGCACAAAGTCAGGCCGTGGATGCTGGAATTTACGCCGTGGAGCTTGGACCAGACAATGTAGAAGCGCTCCAATTCCGCGCACAATTGCTGCGCGATGCTGCAGGACCCGCTGCAGCATTGTGGTGGTTTGAAGCAGCGCTGAAACGCAATCCCGATAGCCTCGAATTGCTCGGTGACTATGCTGCGACTTTGGGCGAAGTTGGCCGCGCAAAAGACATGCTGAAGCAAACTCGCCAGATGATCGAAATCGATCCGGAGAACGAGCAAGCCTTCTACCTTCAGGCTGTGCTGGCCGCACGTGCTGGAAAGGATGATCTGGCGCGGCGGCTGCTTTGGCGCTCTGGCGATGCGATGCGCGACAAGCCTGCTGGATTGCTGTTGTCTGCAACCATTGATTTGCGGTCGGGTAACCACCGCAATGCTGCACAAACTTATGACCGCCTTGAGCGGATGCAGCCGGACAACAGGACGGTGCGCTTGCTGCTCGCACGCTCGCTATCACTTGGCGGGTTGAACCGAGAGCTGGTGCAGCGGTTTTCCGGCTATGCCTCCCGGCCTGACGCCTCGCCCTATTTGATGACGCTCGTCGGCCGCGCGCATGAGGCTTTGGGGGAGCGCGCATTGGCTACGCAATATCTAGATCGCGCAGCGCAGCCGCGCGAGAGCTTGCTGGTGACCTTTGATATCAATTTGCCGCTTGAGGTAAGCGAACTTCGTTGGCAACGCGAACCCAAGCGGAGCGACCGGACGCTTGAATATGTCCGTCAGTTGGCGTCGTCTGGTCAAGGCGTGCAAGCTGTTCGGATTGCTAATGGTTTTCTCGCTGATCACCCCGGTTCGGTTGACGCACTGACCTTGGCTGGTGATGCGAATCTTGCGGCGAGTAACTTCCGCAGAGCGCTGGCGCATTACCGCGAGGCAGCGAAAATTCGTCGGAGCTTTTCGTTGGTGAGGCGGATGGTATTTGCTTACCGCAGCCTGCAGCAGAAAGAAGAAGCACTGACGCTGGTGACCGAATATCTAGCGGCCAATCCGCTTGATGGGCAGGCAGCCGGTTTGGCGGCCGAATTTGCGGTCGAACTGGGCGACTTAAAACGCGCTGACGTGCTGCTGTCCCATGCGTTCAAGCAGGCTGGCAGCGAAGCTGATCCGGTTCTGTTGGGGCAAGGCGCTTTGGTGGCGCTGCAATTGGGCGATAGCCAGCGCGCGCTGGATTTGGCCCAGCGCGCCTATGATTTACAGCGGGCCCATCCGGCTGCAACATTTGCCCTGGCGCGAAGCTTGAAAGCAACCGGCGGACCCGTTGAGCAGGTTGAAGCCTTGCTGGCGAAAGCGGGACTGTCCGCGACGCCAGAAGGCTAACGCTCGACAAGCCCGCTGTTCATCGGCAGACCGCTGATAATGCCGGGGCAGTTACTTTCCAGAATCGATCCGATGGTGCGGCTACTGGTCGCTGCTATCTTGCTCGCATCTTTCCTGCCGATCCGGGGCGAAGCGCGAGAGGTTGCCGGTTGGATTTCTAACGCTGCGATCTTCGTGCTGTTTTTCCTCAACGGACTCCGCCTTTCGCGAACCGACGTGTTGCGCGGGATGCGGCACATGCGATTTCTGTTTCCGCTGGCGCTGTGGTGCTTCGGTGCGATGGCTTTGGCCGGAGTTGGCATCGCGGCGGTCGGCGCCGGACACTTGCCGCCTTTGATTGCATTGGGTTTTGTGTTTCTGGGAACGCTGCCATCAACGGTCCAATCTGCGACCGCCTACACTTCAATGGCGAATGGCAACGTTGCAAATTCGGTAGTCGCCGCCGCCACTCTAAACATCACCGGCATTTTTCTGACAGCACCGCTTTTCTCGCTATTGGCAGGGGTCGAAGAAGTTGCGTTGGGGTTGGACGGACTGATCCGCATCGGTCTGGTGCTGTTGTTGCCATTTGTGATCGGACAGTTGCTACAAGGAAAGCTAGGCGGCGCGATGAAGGATCATCCGATAGTCATCAGATGGGCGGATCGCGGTGCCATCGCAATCGCAGTCTATGTCGCATTTTCCGGCGCTGTTGCGGAAGGGCTTTGGTCACGAATCGATGCCAGCGCTTGGGGCTGGCTGATGCTGGCAATCACCGCGTTGCTTGTATTCGGTTATGTCGGCACTTGGTTACTCTCGGGCGCTTTAGGTCTCTCTCTGCCAGACCGCATCGCATTCCTGTTTAGCGGAGCGCAAAAGAGTGTTGCGATGGGCGCGCCTATCGCCACGGTGCTGTTCCCGCCCGCCGTAGCTGGCGTGGTTTTGGTGCCTTTGCTGGTGTATCATTTGGCGCAGCTGGTGGTCGCAACGCCGCTCGCGAAACGGCTGGCTATTCCGCCGGAGTAGCGACTTCTTCAGTCCCGTTGACCCGGTTGTGCCGCACCGACCACCACAGCGAAATCCCGATTAACGTCGCGCCAATCAGGCCGGTTATGGTCTCGGGAATGTGGAACTTGGCCGAAAGGAGCATGATCCCGCCCAGCACAATGATCGCATAGAACGCGCCATGCTCGAGGAAGCGATACTGCGCTAGCGTGCCTTGCTTCACCAGATGGATCGTCATCGAACGCACGAACATCGCGCCGATTGATAGACCCAAGGCGATAACGATCATGTTGTTTGACAAGGCAAATGCACCAATTACACCATCGAAACTGAACGATGCATCGAGCACGTTGAGATACAGAAATCCGCCTAAACCGCTGCGCACAACTGCGCCTTGCAGCTTGGCCGCTTCTTCCTTCATTTCCAGCATCGTATTGATGCCCTCAACGGCGATAAAGGTCACAAGGCCGAGGATCCCGGAGACCAAGAATGTCAGTGCATCAGCAGGGTTGAGCAGGGTCGAAATGCCCCACATCACCAACAGGAGTAGCGCGATTTCTGCGGCAGGCAGCGCGGCAACTTTTGACAATCGCTCTTCAATCACCCGCACCCAGTGGATGTCCTTATCGAGATCAAAGAAGAATTTCAGACCAACC comes from Altererythrobacter sp. ZODW24 and encodes:
- the prsR gene encoding PEP-CTERM-box response regulator transcription factor — its product is MSDHKPKLLIVEDDAGLQAQLKWAYEDFEVIIAGDRESALTALRSEEPAVVTLDLGLPPDPDGTTEGFAVLDAIMALKPDTKVVVASGHGARESALQAIQRGAYDFYQKPVDIDALGLIVRRAFNLHRIEQENRVLADQVGEDKTVLGGLITAAPEMVKVARTIERVANTNVSVMLLGASGTGKELLAKGLHDASDRRDQSFVAINCAAIPENLLESELFGHEKGAFTGAVKTTEGKIEQANGGTLFLDEVGDIPLPLQVKLLRFLQERTIERIGGRKQIAVDTRIVCATHQNLEAMIAEGLFREDLFYRLAEIVVTIPALAERPGDAPLLAKAFLQRFAAEMNPKIGGFAPDAIAAIDGWPWPGNVRELENRVKRAVIMAEGKLINADDLDMGNAEADDAQPLNLKSAREQSDRKVIRHALARSEGNISSTARMLGISRPTLYDLLKQYDLHA
- a CDS encoding tetratricopeptide repeat protein; translation: MPNRRLAFAVMAALVLIPAALSGQAAGDPLDPARRAIAGGDGIAAEAELRRLMEQGAQRPQVAALMGEAEMLQGDLVKARRWLSPGEFNPETRGLGFQLLGRLNLRQGNLPEAAAAFDQALQSIPRDPVLWVDIGRMRYLSGAQSQAVDAGIYAVELGPDNVEALQFRAQLLRDAAGPAAALWWFEAALKRNPDSLELLGDYAATLGEVGRAKDMLKQTRQMIEIDPENEQAFYLQAVLAARAGKDDLARRLLWRSGDAMRDKPAGLLLSATIDLRSGNHRNAAQTYDRLERMQPDNRTVRLLLARSLSLGGLNRELVQRFSGYASRPDASPYLMTLVGRAHEALGERALATQYLDRAAQPRESLLVTFDINLPLEVSELRWQREPKRSDRTLEYVRQLASSGQGVQAVRIANGFLADHPGSVDALTLAGDANLAASNFRRALAHYREAAKIRRSFSLVRRMVFAYRSLQQKEEALTLVTEYLAANPLDGQAAGLAAEFAVELGDLKRADVLLSHAFKQAGSEADPVLLGQGALVALQLGDSQRALDLAQRAYDLQRAHPAATFALARSLKATGGPVEQVEALLAKAGLSATPEG
- a CDS encoding bile acid:sodium symporter family protein, with amino-acid sequence MPGQLLSRIDPMVRLLVAAILLASFLPIRGEAREVAGWISNAAIFVLFFLNGLRLSRTDVLRGMRHMRFLFPLALWCFGAMALAGVGIAAVGAGHLPPLIALGFVFLGTLPSTVQSATAYTSMANGNVANSVVAAATLNITGIFLTAPLFSLLAGVEEVALGLDGLIRIGLVLLLPFVIGQLLQGKLGGAMKDHPIVIRWADRGAIAIAVYVAFSGAVAEGLWSRIDASAWGWLMLAITALLVFGYVGTWLLSGALGLSLPDRIAFLFSGAQKSVAMGAPIATVLFPPAVAGVVLVPLLVYHLAQLVVATPLAKRLAIPPE
- a CDS encoding DUF475 domain-containing protein, which encodes MATLLKYYKLSFVFTIICLGLAVWYGWESTGTLSGTMSLLWIVIVLSVLEISLSFDNAVVNASVLKDMSDIWQRRFLTWGIAFAVFGMRVVFPLAIVAIAAGLGPMETINLSLNDPQEYERIVSSAHVGIAGFGGAFLAMVGLKFFFDLDKDIHWVRVIEERLSKVAALPAAEIALLLLVMWGISTLLNPADALTFLVSGILGLVTFIAVEGINTMLEMKEEAAKLQGAVVRSGLGGFLYLNVLDASFSFDGVIGAFALSNNMIVIALGLSIGAMFVRSMTIHLVKQGTLAQYRFLEHGAFYAIIVLGGIMLLSAKFHIPETITGLIGATLIGISLWWSVRHNRVNGTEEVATPAE